The following DNA comes from cyanobiont of Ornithocercus magnificus.
GGGGCAGAATCTCCACTCGCACCCAGCCCGGCAGCAGACATCAACAGCTCAGCCACGAGTCACTGTCTGGCACATCATTGGCATGACCACGACTCTCTCCGGTGTCCGCTTGTAGCTTTTGCTTCACTCTCATTTTTGATGAACTGGTCTCCCCGGGCTGTAACGTCGGTAGGTATCAGGCCCGCCTTCGGCTCCTCCGGTCTCAGCGTCGGAGGTCATGACGAGATCCACGGTTTACTGATCACCACCCTCGTCCACGTCCCCCGAGGTCATGACCATCTACATCGGAAATCTCTCCTTCCAAGCTGAGCAAGAGGACCTTGTCCATCTGTTCAGTCACTACGGTGAAGTGCGCCATTGCAGTCTGCCTCTTGACCGTGAGACAGGGCGGAAAAGAGGCTTTGGATTTGTTGATATGGTCAATGAAGCTGATGAGCAAGCAGCGATCGACGACTTACAAGATGTGGAATGGATGGGACGAATGATCCGCGTCAACAAGGCAACGCCACGTGAGGGAGGTCGTGGTGGTGGCCAATCTCGCGGAGGCCAGCGCTGGTGACGACCGCCGACTAAAGCAGGTGCCTAGGTCTCCTTCTGAGCAATTCGTAGTGCTTGCCAGGACTATGGGATAGTCTGATTTTTATATCTTCTTTGGTCTTGAGAGCTCCTGTAACTCTCAAGTCGATGAGCCGGGAGCTTAAATAGTGATTTACGGAGGTTTATGTCCTCCTACCCTAGGCACAACCATAGTGAGCTGCGACGTCTGCTACATCACATTGGCTCTCGGCGCCGACAGCTACGTGCTGCCGTTGCCTGCTCGGTCCTTAACAAAGTCTTCGACCTTGCTCCACCGGTTCTGATTGCTTTGGCTGTAGACGTGGTGGTTAGAGAGCAAAACTCCTGGCTGGCCCGACTCGGCTTTATTTCAGTACCAAGCCAGCTAGTTACTCTAGCCATATTTTCCTTCTTGATTTGGACTGCTGAGTCTTTATTTGAATATCTGTATGGTTTACTTTGGAGGAATCTTGCCCAGGCAACGCAACACGAACTACGACTTGAGGCCTATAGCCACTTACAGCAGCTGGAGATGTCATTCTTCGAAGTTGACAACAGCGGTAGGCTATTATCAATTTTAAACGATGATATTAATCAGCTTGAGCGCTTTCTTGACCACGGCGCTAATGCGATGCTTCAGCTTGCCGCAACGATTGCACTTGTGGGCAGCGCCATGCTGTGGGCGGCACCTGGCATAGCACTGCTTACATTTCTCCCAATCCCAGTCATTTTCTGGGGGTCTCTATATTTTCAGAGCCGTTTAGCTCCCCGATATCGTGAAGTGCGCCAGAAAGCTAGTGATATAGCAGCCCGCTTAACAAATAATCTTGGAGGCATGCTCACTATTAAGAGCTTTGCTAATGAAGCCTGTGAGCTAGAACGACTCTGTATGGCCAGCGAGGCTTATAGACGTTGCAATAGCCAGGCAATCCGACTATCAGCTGCCTTTATTCCCTTGATCCGCTTCGCTATCCTTTTTGCCTTTCTTGCAATCTTGTTACTGGGAGGCCTTCAGGCTTGGGAAGGCAAACTTGGTGTTGGAACATATAGTTTTCTAGTCTTCATCACACAGCGATTGTTATGGCCACTCACTACACTTGGCCATGTACTTGATGATTACCAGCGTTCGATGGCCTCTACCCGGAGGGTACTGGACTTA
Coding sequences within:
- a CDS encoding RNA-binding protein, which codes for MTIYIGNLSFQAEQEDLVHLFSHYGEVRHCSLPLDRETGRKRGFGFVDMVNEADEQAAIDDLQDVEWMGRMIRVNKATPREGGRGGGQSRGGQRW
- a CDS encoding ABC transporter ATP-binding protein → MSSYPRHNHSELRRLLHHIGSRRRQLRAAVACSVLNKVFDLAPPVLIALAVDVVVREQNSWLARLGFISVPSQLVTLAIFSFLIWTAESLFEYLYGLLWRNLAQATQHELRLEAYSHLQQLEMSFFEVDNSGRLLSILNDDINQLERFLDHGANAMLQLAATIALVGSAMLWAAPGIALLTFLPIPVIFWGSLYFQSRLAPRYREVRQKASDIAARLTNNLGGMLTIKSFANEACELERLCMASEAYRRCNSQAIRLSAAFIPLIRFAILFAFLAILLLGGLQAWEGKLGVGTYSFLVFITQRLLWPLTTLGHVLDDYQRSMASTRRVLDLIDTPIAIAEGNRSVSPKCLRGEINFCHVNFAYMGRETLMQDFCLHIPAGQTLGIVGATGSGKSTLVKLLLRLYPMQSGEITIDGLPIESLLLQDLRRCIALVSQEVYLFEGTVAENIAYGHADAGLAAVRRAAALAEASEFIECLPQGFDSLVGERGQRLSGGQRQRIALARAIMKQAPVMILDEATAAVDNETEAAIQKSLRHITNNRTTIIIAHRLSTVRHADQIVVMENGQIAEQGSHTQLIHCNGSYADLWRVQAGLQPEEQLQL